ATCGAGCGAGTCAGTCCGGGACCGTATCTGGAACTGTATGGGCGGGAAGAGCAGCCAAACACCGGTTGGACCGTGTATGGAAACCAAGTAGAGCGGCGGCTGTTCTGATCACTCAAGGGAAGTATAGCCGCAACCGATGTGCAATCGGTTGCGGCAGCATGATTAATCTTCGCCAGGCAACATGATTGTGATGACGGGCGCTGCGTCATCACCTGGGCCACAGATCGATTTCAGCTCAATATCTTCCGACGAATCCTTCCCAGTGCAGATCGACACTTTGAAGCGAAGTGCGGACGAGTCCCGGACTTGCGGTGAAGACTTGATGGCGAAGCGGAGAACATTGAGTACGTCCCAAAGCCTGCCAGTTTCGTCTTGATCGTCAGCGCCGTCAGGGACAGCCACGCAATCGGCCCATGCCGCAGAAGTCAGCGCTACCGGGTATTTGAATCCTGCCTCCGCAGCCAGCTTGGACGCATCGACCAGGACACCATCAGCAATCGCCTGGGCTCGCGAATAAGAATGGATCAACTCGAAGTCGTTTGCTGCTGCATGAGGCGCGTCTTCGTCGAGATCATCGAGCATCGAGGTTGCGATCTCAAACCAGTCAACGCGCGACATGGCCGCAGACAGAAGGTCAGCGTACATCCCTTGGGTTAGCTGAGGGGCGTCGTTTTCAAGTGTCGTTTCCAGGCAACGAGCAAGTGACGCATTGACGTCTGATCCGGTTTCGCTCGCTCGAAGATCAACCGCTACACTTCGCCAAAAGAAATGCGATTCACGGTCGTTATCGATCCAGAGTTTTACCAGCCAAGTCTCTCGGTTTGTCCATCCGTTGTATTTTTCGTTGTCCATGTTCCTCGTTTGTTGAAAGACGCTCGCAAGTGTCGGCGTCTGTTGTTCAGTGGCACCCCACATTCGTTTCCGGCGGGGTGGGCCTTTTGAGCCGCCTGCGGTGAGGCCCACCCCGTTGGAAACGAAAGGAAATCGAGCGACGGACAGCGCCTATTCGCCAGGTGGGGTGGAGTGGGCAGGCCGTAGCCGGGTCAAGGTAGATAGCGCAGCGAACCTTGACGCGGTGAGAGGCCTGCGAATAGGTGGGGCGAATAAAGCTGGCAGTCGCGAGTCGGCTCGTGGGAGTGAGGCGAGTGAAGTCTGCAACGCAGACGCAGCGAACCGAACGTGGGGCGGTGGCCTTAAAACCGCCCAGATCTGAAAGTTCTCTGCCTTCGCCGTTGACGATTCAACGTCCAGAGTACATTATTTTAGAGGGTATTCAGGGGTTTTCCTGTGGCGAAACGGGGCTGCGGAAATGAAGAGGTTCGTTGCATTGGCTCGCGTGAGTAGTCGCGAGCAAGAAAGAGAGGGCTTTTCGCTGGCCGTCCAGGAAGAGGCACTGCGGCACTATGTGCAGAAAGTTGGCGGTGAAATTGTCCGAATGTTTCGGATTGCCGAGACGGCCAGCAAAACCGATGAACGCAAGGCGTTTCGCGAATTGGTGGCGTATGCCAAGAAGCATGCGTTCGAGTTGGATGGTTTGCTTTTCTACAAAGTCGACCGGGCTGCCCGAAACCTCTTCGACTATGTGGAACTGGAACGCCTCGAATCCGAATACGGCGTGCCGTTCATTTCTGTCTCGCAGCCAACCGACGACAACCCGGCCGGTCGGATGATGCGTCGCACGCTGGCCAACATGGCCAGCTTCTACACGGAACAGCAGTCAGTCGATGTTCGTGAAGGCTTGGCTCGACGGGTGCAGGAAGGCTGGTTCATCAGCAAGGCTCCCTATGGTTATCTCAACGTGCGTCAGGAAGGTCGGAGCATCGTGGAGATTTGCCCGGACGCTGGGCCGAAGGTCCGGCGGGTGTTCCATTTGTTCGCCTACGAGAACCTGACGCTCGATTCACTGATTGAACGACTGGAACGAGAAGGCATAACCTATCGCCCGAATTGCGCGAAGTTTGCCCGAAGTTCTCTGCATTCGATGCTGCATGATCGGTCCTACATTGGGGAAGTGCAGCACCACGGGCAGTGGTATCCGGGAAAACACGAACCGCTGGTGGACCATGCAACCTGGAGCCGCGTACAGGAATTGATCGGTGGGCATTTCTACCGTTCGCATGAACTGACCTACGGCGGCGAATTGATCAAGTGCGGGCATTGCGGTTATCCGATTACCGGCGAACGAAAATTCAAGCAGTCAAGCACGGGCGAGCGGGCTTACACTTATTATCGCTGTGCGAAATACAACCGCCCTGGGCATCCACGGACTCGGGTCCGTGAAGAAGCACTCGATCAGCAAGTGTTGGCCCTGTTTGACAAGATTCGAATTCAGGACGATTCGGTCCGCGATTGGTTTCGTGCCGTGCTGGCGTCACAGACGCGAGACCAGCAGCACGAAACTCGTTCCCAGCGTGAGGAACTTCAGCGACAAGTAACGATGGCGCTCGGCCAACAAGAGCGGGTAGTCAACCTTCGCGTTGACGGCGAGATTGATGCGGAAACATTTGCCAGGAAACAGGTCGAACTTCGTGACCGGCTGGCCGCTCTGAAGCTCCAAATGGATGCCGTAGACCGTTCCAACGATGAAATGGCAGACTTGGTCTCGAAAGTGTTTGAACTTTCGCAAACCCTTCGGGAGAAATGGCTTACCGCCGATTACCACTGTAAGCGTCGAATCCTCGAAATCATCTGTTTGAACTTTCGGCTCGACGACGTAACTCTATGCTACGAAATGAGAAAGCCCTTCGACGTTCTCGTCGAAGGGCTTCCTGTCCAGTGGAGTCGGGGCGACAGGATTTGAACCTGCGACCTCTTGACCCCCAGTCAAGCGCGCTAGCCAGGCTGCGCCACGCCCCGCTTCTGACAATACTCTAGTGGACTGCTCCCTCGGGTTCAACCGCGTCCGGACGGCAGTCGCGTGGAGTTTGTCCGAGACGCGGGGCGACGAAAGTAAGAAATGGCATTGCTTGTCAGGCATAGCAGGCCGGTTTCACGCCATTGCCCAGTGCGGCTGGGCCAATGAGAATGGAGATGCACCTTTTCTTTGTCCCATGGCGTTGATGGGCGTGTGATGGAAACAACCCTGTCCGGACGAACTGCTGTCGTGACCGGCGCCTCCAGCGGGATTGGCCAGGCCATTGCGGTCGCGTTCGCCGAGGCTGGGGCCGATTGCCTGGTGCATGCGCGGCGGAATCGGGCGGGGGCGGACGAGTCGGCGGCGTCGATTCGTTGCGCGGGCGGCGAGTCCGAAGTGATGTTGGCCGATCTGGCCGACGACGCTGCGATCGAGCCGTTCGCTGAAGCGGCCTGGAATTGGCGGCAGGGCGTCGATATTTGGGTCAACAACGCCGGGGCCGACGTGCTGACCGGCGATGCGGCGTCGTGGCCTTTCGAGCGCAAGCTGGAATGGTTGTGGCGCGTCGACGTCGTCGCCACGATGCAACTTTCGCGATCGATTGGCATGCGGATGAAGCAGCGGGGCGGCGGCGTTATTTTGAACGTCGGCTGGGACCGGGCGGAGTATGGCATGGCCGGCGACAGCGGGGAGTTGTTCGCCGCCACCAAAGGAGCCGTGATGGCGTTTTCCCGGAGCTTGGCGAAGTCATTGGCGCCGGAAGTGCGCGTGAATTGCCTGGCGCCGGGCTGGATTCGCACCGCCTGGGGCGACGAAGCGTCGGAGTATTGGCAACGGCGGGCAGAGTCGGAATCGCTGTTGCAACGCTGGGGTACGCCGGCGGAAATCGCGCAAGCCGCTTGCTTTCTGGCCTCGCCCGCTGCGTCGTTCATCACCGGGCAAATCGTTCCGATCAACGGCGGCTTGGCCTGATTCCTTCCTCTGTAGCCGCGGTCTGTGACCGCGACCGCGCAAGACGTCGTCTCACACCCAAACCTCGTCCATGCAACCCGAGCGGCTTCATTTCGTCACCGGCAAGCTGGCCGAGCCGTCGTTGCGGCGCGTGTTGGAAGATTTGGCGCCGCGCGCGGGGTTTTCGTATACCGTCGAGGTATTGAATATCACCGTCGCCGCGTTGATGACCTCGGACTGGGTGGCGCGGCGAATTCATGTGCCGGCCGACGCAACGCGCGTGCTATTGCCGGGGCTTTGCCAGGGAGACTTGCAACCGGTGCGCGAGGTCGCCGTGAAGCCCGTCGAGCTGGGACCGAAGGACCTGCGCGATCTACCGACACACTTCGGGCAATCGAAAGCCGCTCCGCCTGACTACGGGCGCTACGACATCGAGATCCTGGCGGAGATCAATCACGCGAATCGCTGGTCGCTGGACGCAATTCTGAGCTGGGCGGAACGCTTGCGCGGCGACGGGGCCGACGTGATCGACCTGGGCTGCACGCCGGGCGAGCCCTGGGAGGCGATCGGCGAGGCGGTCCTAGCGCTGCGGGAAGCGGGGCATCGCGTTTCAGTGGATTCATTTGTGACGCGCGAAGTTGCCGCGGCGACAGCAGCTGGCGCGGAGCTCGTGCTGTCGGTGAATCAGGCGAATCGCGAAGCGGCCGCCGACTGGGGTTGCGAAGTGGTGGCGGTGCCGGACGATCCGGCAACCTTGGCCGGGCTCGACGCCACGGTGGAGTTGCTGACGGCGCGCCGCGTGAAATTCCGGCTGGATCCGGTACTGGAGCCGATCGGGTTCGGATTTGCCGCGAGTTTGGCGCGCTATCATGAAGTGCGCCGGCGGTATCCCGAGGCCGAGATGCTGATGGGCATCGGGAACCTCACGGAATTGACCGACGTGGATTCCGCGGGCGTCAACGTGATGTTGCTGGCGTTCTGCGAGGAAGTCGGCGTCCGCAGCGTGCTCACGACCGAAGTCATCAACTGGGCAAGAAGCTCCGTGCGCGAGTGCGATCTGGCGCGAAGGCTCGTCTATCACGCGATCCGGCAACGCGTGTTGCCCAAGCACCTGGAACCGCGGCTGGTCATGTTGCGCGATCCGCGTCTGGTGGAATACGGCGAGGAGGGATTGGCACAACTCGCCGCGCAGATCAAGGACCGCAACTTTCGCGTATTCGTGGAGCGCGGCGAATTGCACCTCATCAATTCCGCGATGCACTTGCGCGGGCGAGATCCGTTCCAGTTGTTCACGCAGCTCCAGGCAACCGAGCCGAAACAACTCGACGCCTCGCATGCCTTCTACCTCGGCTACGAGCTCGCCAAGGCGGTTACGGCCATGACGCTCGGCAAGCAGTACACGCAGGACGAGGCCCTCGACTGGGGATTCTTGACCCTCCCGGAAAGCTCCGGGCGGCATCCCGATGGCGATCGCGCCGAATCATTGTGAATTTCGTTGTCGCGTTTTATACTCGCTCGGCCCCTTGAGCAGACCACACCTTGAGCAGGAACAATTTTTGATGAGCCGCGGAACCTGGATGTTGGGCCTAGCATTGATGTTGACGGGGACTTCGGCGGCCTGGGCGGATATCGTGCCCATCGCCGCGTTGCGCCAAGTCGCGTCAAGCGGCACGATCAACACGGTTGACGAAACGCTGAACCACTACGATATCGAGAGCGTCGACCATTTTGATGTGTTCGACGATTCCAGCGGCCTGGCGCTGCGCACCGAATTTGGCACGGCGACGGCGGACGGCTTCGCCAAGCACGTTTCGTCGCTCGGCGCCGACGAGATGCTGGTCTTCGTGACGTCCGACGCTTTCGTATCTGCGCCGAACGAGAATGACACGGCCTACGCCGGCGCCAGCAGTCGCTTCTCGCTGCGTTTCCTGGTCGATGCGCCGGGCCGCTACAAGCTGACCGCCACGGGCTATGCCTCGAACAATGGCACGGCGCTATTGCAAATGTCCGATGCGGACGAAAACCTCTTGGCGTACTACGATGCGCTCGATGCGTCGGCGTTTGAGTTGGAGTTGCATCTCCCAGCGGGCGAGTACGGCATGTCCGCTAACGCCGACAGCGGGGGATATTGGGAGTTTGGCTCCGGAGAGCCGGACGGACGATCGGGACTGGAAGTGGCGCTAGTGCAAGTTCCGGAGCCGGCAACGCTTGGCCTGGGCCTGTTCGCCGGGCTGGCGATGGCATCCATCGCAGCATTAAAGCGAACGCGAAGTTGAGCGCCTCGCTTACGGCGCCAGCGGCTGAGCTTCTTCGTCCTTGATCAGCCACACCTCCGAGACCTGGCAGCCGCGGCCGTTGTCGCCGCGCCCCGGTTCGCGATGCCATTGCAAAGTAAGTTTGCCTTCGGCCGTGGCAGCACGCGGAATGGGAAATTCGACAGGCCGAATGGGCGACGGTTTGTCGAACAACGGATGCACCTCGATGCCGTCGTTGGCCGTCAGGCGAATGCGCTTTTCCGGTCCGTCTCCAGCGTAGACGACGCGGAGGCGATACGTGGCGCCGGGATCGAGGTCCTCGTAATGCATGGTGAGCGGCGCATCGTTCATCGCTTCTGCGTGATCGAGCCAGGACGTTCGCCAGCGCTCCTCATCCACTGGATCGTTGTCGGAAACATTGTCCGGACCAGCGAAGCCGGCATGAGCCGATCGCAAGAACGATGGATCGGTGTCGAATCCTTCGCCGACGACCAGATGCGGCTGGCTGGAATAGTTGCCGAGATCGTCGTAAAACCCGCCCGGGCCAGGATTCGTCCAGTCCACGATTTCTTGCAGGCCTTGGCGGCGCGCCGCTTCATTTGGATTGCGGCGCAGGTCGGCGAAGCGTCGCTTCATCCAGAGGCGATTGTTGAGCGGATAGTCCACCGTATCGAGCGTGGCGCCGCGGCCGACGCCGATCGCATGGTAGCGCGGCACGGAAGATTGCAGGCGGATGCTCTGATAGAGCGCGTCGGCCAATTCGACGATATGCGCCCGGAGTTCCGGCGCGACGGGCAAGGCATGGGCGGCGTCGAGCGATTGTTCTGCCGCGTCCATAGCTGCGAGCGAGCCGGCCTTGTCCGCGGTGCGCAACAGGTCGAGCGCGTCGGCTTCATCGGAAATGGCGCGCAACAAACGCCGGTGCTCGTACGCGTCGTAATACGCGCGGTAGAGCGCCTGTTGAAACCGCCAATTGGCGAGCAACTTCGCATCGGCCGCGCGTTCCATCGCTTGAAATTGCCGTAGCGTCGTCTCGATCTGCTCATTCGAAGCCAACGGCGCGCGCCAGTTCCGCTCCAAGGCGAGCAGCCCTTGAGCGAAGTCGTCGCGCCACTTCGTGTCGATGAAGTAGCCGGAGTAGTCACGCAAGGCATCGATCACGGGCGCGTCGGGATCCCAGCCGAGGGCGCTCCACACAGTCTTGTTCACGTCGTCGTTGCAGCCTTCGGAGTAAGTGAGAAAGCCGACCGTGCCGGACTGCAATTGCCTGAAGATGTTTGCTTCGCCCAGCGGCCGCGGATTGATGCACTCGCGACCGTGCGCGACGGCCAACGCGAAGTCCCAATCCGGCACGGGATATTGGCACTGGCGGCTATGCGTGATGTCGGGATAACGCCGGACGGGATATTGCTTTGGCAACTGCGCGAGCAGTTCCGGCAGCGAGATGCGCACTTGCGGACCGAACACGATGCCATCCAACCAGGTCGGCTGCTCACGTCGCAGGATCTCGAGGAACTCATCGAGCCAGACTTGCGAGAAGCCTTGCGGCGACACCCACATTTCCGTTTGTGGATGCGTGCGCTGCAAGACCTGCTTCGCGCGCTCCAGGTAGGCCAACAGGTGCTTGGGCTGCGTGTGGCCAGGATCGCCGCCGGGGACAAACACGGCGTCAATCCGAGGCACCTTGGCGAACACTTCGCCCCATGCGCGCAGCTCCGACTCCACAGTCGCCGGGTTTGTGTAGTCGGCCGCCATGGCCGGATACCAGATCCAGACGTCGAGCGCGTACTTGTCAGCCAACTCCGACATGCCCGCCATCATCTCCAACGGCGGGCGCGGAAAATGCGGGCTAGTGGCGTCGTCGTCGGTGCGCGGAGGCAAGAGTTCCACGGCGTTTGCGCCAAAGACGATCAAGTCGCGATAGTATTGCTCCCATTGCGGCAGGTCCCAGGCGTCGTAACTGTTCGTCTTGGGACGATAGCCGAGTTGATGGCCGCGCAGCGAATACTTCGGCGACGTTGTCAAGTTCACATCGTCCCGCAACGACAGCTCGCCGCGCGCCATCTCCAACATGCGCAACAACCGCCCCACGCCGAAGAACACGCCGCGGTCGTCGTTGCCCAGAACAAATACCGCAGCCTGACCGTTCTCGCGCGCCGTGCGCAGCGTGTAACCTTCCGCAACGTTAGTCTTTCCATCCGGCGCTGGCAGCGCCTTAAATCGCGTCCCACCGAGAGACGGCGCAGCGCGATCTCCAACGACGATCGCCGTTGCCAAGTCGTCGCGCCAGACATTCACCACCGGCAATTGCACGCCGGTGCGCTTTTCGATTTCTTCCACCAACATCCGCGCGGCGGTGACGTGACGCGCGGAAGCGTTTTGCGCCACAATCACTTCGGCATGAGTAAGATTCAAGGTCTCCGCAAGCGCCGCGGCGCCATAGAGCAGTACCATCATCCATGCCAACGAAAACGAAAGACGATAAGTCATCGAGCGGGATCTCACGATGTTGAAGGTGAATTCGGCGGTGCGTCGGAATGTCGGTACCAGTGATGTCATGGCCAGAATCATAGTGAACATTTCGCGGACGACATCGAAGTAATCTACCCTCGGAGAGTCCAGTTCGCAAAATCCCCGCGCGAACACGGTCTATCAACAGCGAAGCGGCGCTGAGACGCCGGGCGCATCCAAACGACCGTTGCCTGATGCAGTTGCGGCGCGAAAAGTCGCGAAAGCGTCGTTCTGACTCGGAAAAGGGGGATTTGCCGTATCCCTTAGTCGATAAAGTGTTATACTTAGGCCATCTGGCTTGCCGACTCCAATTGCGGTTGCCGGTTCTACGCTGAATCGAGCGACTGTTCTTTCATTCGCCATCCCGGCTTGGCGGACCACCAGGTTGGTCCTTTTCTTGATAGCCCGGAATCAACGCGGGGCTGCCGCGTGATCCTTGTGCGTTAGCGCTTGGGGACCGGGAACTTCGGCGCGCGTGCGCGACGCGATCGCAATCAATCATTGCGCTGCGCGTGCGATTGCGCGAATGCGGCTTGCAGCCTCGTATCCTTTCTATTGCTTTTGCTGAGGACTCAAAAAAATGGCGCCAGCCACCGCAAGACATCAACTGATGAGCGACTTTCACGAACCCGTGCAACAAGCTGTCCGCGATGCCGCGCAGCAAGGCGTCACCGACGCGACGATGCTGTTGCTCGATCTGCGCGACGAGCGCGCCCAGAAAATGGCCGCCGACGTTGCGGAACTCGAAACGGTGCGCAACATCGTCTCCAGCGCCGAGCAAAACCAGTCGGCGCCGATTCTCGTCGCCTACGCACCATCGTCCCAAGCGGCCGCGCTGATGGAAGGACATAGCCGTAAGGCGAAGCGCAAATTCGCCGCCACGTTGCCCGCCAATCGCTTTCGTATGATCGTGGTCGGCGGCGGCGGCATCACGTGGGCGGTCGGCGCCGTCAGTGCGGGCGATACGTCAAGTCGCGTCCTCGGCTGATCTTCCAGCCGCGCCGCGAAGCATATGGTCAGTTTCCTGTCTCCAAACCAAGGAACGTAACATGGCCGGCGAACGCGGCGGGGACCGCCTGATTCAGCAACGAGTCGCTTTTCAACTCACGACGCGCGGCATTCGCAATCCCTGTCGCGTCGATGCCGCCGTCAAGGAAGGCGACGTGACCCTCACGGGGACGATTCAGTACGAACACCAACGCAAGGCGGCGACGCAAGCGGCGTCCGGCGTGTCCGGAGTGCGCCGCGTCAACGATCGCATGCTGGTGAAGCCCGTCGTCAAGCACTAGCTTCTCGTACGCCGCTGGCATTCGTTGCGTATTTGCACGTGCCCGCGGCGTGCTGCCGCTGGAAACCGATCCGGTCGACCGGCGGGTCTCCATGACGACTTCTGACGCGATCGTTTCCCGGTCGCTGCGACGCTGGCGACCCACGCGCGCCACGCCCCTGGGATAGTGGATTCGGGCTCGAATTCCGATTGGCGACGGCCTTTCAGGCGGCAACCTGAAAGATTCTTGGTAACAGGGATGGTCCCTCGTGCCATTCCTTCCTAGAACTGGTCGCAATCCGCCCAAAGCCAATCGAGGAATGACGCCATGGCACGCCTGAAATCCTTTAGCCGTCAGGGATTTGAACCGCTGGAAGACCGCAAGTTGATGGCCGTCGACTTGGGGGCCTCGAACTTCAGCCCGGCGCTGATGGGAGATGCCATCGAAGAACTGTCGACCGGCAACGCGGTCGGGTTTGGGTACGCGATCAACCTCAACGGAGACGCGAACGCGGCGGTGGGCAGCGGCGGGCAGGCCCGCCTGGCGATCGACGCGCCGGCGCGCAGTTTCAGCTCGCTCGTGGAATTGGAGGTGTCGAGCGTCTCCAAGCCGATCACGGCGACGGCCATTTTGCACTTTCTTCAATCGATGCCGGGCGGACTCGACGCGGCGCTCAAGACGAAGCTCGTCGACTACCTCCCCGGCGATTGGGATCCGGGCAGCAACGTGCAGCACATCTCGCTCCGGCACTTGCTCACGCACACGAGCGGCCTGTCCGAAACGAACAACGCGATCGGCGTGAACTTCGAGAACTACGGCAACAACACGTATGCCAACATCCAGAATCTGATCGAAACCGGACTGACGGCGCCGAACGTCGCGGCCGACAACGTTTTCGACGGACCGCGTTGGGACTTGAACGACGCCTCGGGGAACTACAACAACGTCAACTTCACGCTGTTGGCTCGAGTCGTGTTACCGAAGTTGATCACTCCCGCGATCAATCTGACCGCCGCCGCGTTTCCAGGCGCTCGCGATGCGGTATCCGGGCTCATTTACTCGAATTACGTCCAAAATGAAATCTTCGAGCCAATGGGCATCGACGGCGCCGATCTGTCGGGGAACGACGCCAATCCCGCCAAGGGCTATGATCTTGGGTCTAACGCAGCCGGCGGGTCGATGTCGAATCTTACGAGCCTCGGCGGCGCGTTCGGCTGGAAGCTTTCGGCCCGTGAACTGGCGACCTTCCTCGATGGCATTCAGCGCGATGGCAGCATTCTCTGGGCGTCGACCCGCAATATGCGCGACGCTCAGGAATTAGGTTGGTTCAACTCCGAGGACGCCTTCGGCGACTACTACTCGCACAACGGCGCCACGACGAGCGGCGGCGGAAAATTCCGTTCGCTGATCAGTGTGTTCCCCGGCGGCATCGAGGCGTCGTACTTGATGAATTCGGACGATGACGATCTGCCCGGCGGGTCGATCAGCGCGGTCCTCAAGAAGTCCTACGTCAACGGCTGGACGGATTTGACGGTCGCCGGCACCAGCGGCGTCGACACCTTCCAGGCGACGACCGTCATGGACAGCGGCAAGGAGGCCATTCGCGTCACGCTGAACGGCGAAGTGCAATTCACCCGTTGGATCGACGGCCTCGATTCGATCACGCTTAACGGCAGCCTGGGCAACGATACGTTCACGATCTCCGACTGGAATTCGTCGGTAGAGCTCATCATCAATGGCCAAGGCGACAACGATTCCGTCGGGCTGCTCTCCGGGCTCCGCAATATCGAACTCGTCAGCGGCATGACGTTCAACGGCGGTTCCGGACAAGACACGCTGCTGGCCTATGACCAGAACAACCCCTATTCGATGCCGGGGCTGAGCCAGTTGTACACGGTGAGCGACGAGGCGATCGTGCGTCACCGCGGCCTGTTCATCCAAAACGCGGGGCTCGTGCCCATTCCGGTCGTGGTGAACTACGCCCTCGTGGAGAACCTGGAACTGACGACCGGCGGCCTGGCCGACATCGTCAACGTCGCGAGCATGACCTCGGGCGACACCGAGATTCGCACCGGCGCCGGCAATGATGTCGTCCGCGTCGGTCAAACTGCCGCCAATCTGCAACTGGTCGATGGACTGTTCATCGACGGACAGACGGGCACCGACTCGATTGAATTATTCGACAGCAACAAGGTCATCGGCGACGATTTCTTCGGGCAGTACGACGTCGAAGCCACCAGCGTCACGCGTTATGTGACCGGCGGCTTTGTGATCAATCCGAACCCGCCGAAGTACACGGTCGATTTCGCGGGCATGGAAAACCTGGCGCTGACAACGACCGACGGCGCCGATCGCATCCGCGTCCATGGAACCACTTCGGGCGAGGTGATCATTCACGGCGGCGCCGGCAGCGACATCCTGACAACCACGCCTTCCACGCAAAACATGGAGCGGGTCCGCGACCTCAGCTTCTTCGGCGAAGCCGGCGTCGACGGGATCGTGATCAACGATCAACAGAATCCGTATAGCCACAAGACGCTCAGCCGCGAATATGACGTGAGCGCCTCCCAGGTGGCCCGTACGATGGCCGGTCGCGTCACGCCGTTGGCAGTGGACGTGTCGTACAACAGCGTCGAGAACCTGACGCTCAACACCGGCGATCAGGGAGATCACATCGACGTCGCGAATACGACCTCGGGCGAAGTCGTCATCCACGCCGGCCCCGGCAACGACTTTGTCAATGCCAGCACGACGTCCCAGAACATGGAGTCTGTCAACGATCTGATCGTCGACGGCGGCGCCGGGAACGACACGCTGAACATCCTCGACGCCAACAATCCCTACGACCTGGGTCCAGGCGGCGGCGTCTATGCGGTCACGACCGATGCCGTGTCCCGGTTTGACGAGCACATCCTATTCGAGAACGTCGCCGTGCCGGTCGATGTGCAATTCTCCGCGGTGGAGACGGTCGATCTCGACGCCGGCAACCAAGGCGACGTATTCAACGTGACCGGAACTGGCGGACCGGCGAATCTGACGCTCGACGGCAACGCCGGCGCCGACCAGTTCAACATCAAGAGCCCCGCCTTCGGAACGATCAACGTTCAAGGCGATGCCCCGATTCTCGCGCCGGGCGATAAACTCGTGGTCAACGAGGCCGGCGCGTATGCCACGGCGCCCATCCCGGGCATCTACGTGATCGGCTCGGGCGGCGTGACGCTCGGCCCTTCGAGCATCCACTACAGCGGCATTGAAACGACCGACATCCACAGCCAGGTCACGCTGCTCGGCGATACCGATGGTGACGGCGACGTGGACGTCACCGACCTGAACAATGTCCGCAACAATTTTGGCGGCGGCGGGCTCGGCGATACCGACGGCGATGGCGACGTCGACATTGCCGACCTGAACAACGTCCGCAACAACTTTGGCGACAGCCTGCCGTCGCCCAGTCCCGCCAGTGAATCGATGCTTGCCGATGAATCCGAAAGTGATTGGCAGGACGCGCTCGTGGACGCACAGTTTGCGTCCACGCCACTTTCGTCTCCTTCATCGGCCCGGCGCCTCAAGGCGGTCGACGAACTGTTTGCCTTGATTTGATAGGTAGTTCCAATATTGGCATCCGGCTCACCGGCGCGTAACGCTCGTCCCCGCGAGCAACGTCGCCGGTGA
The genomic region above belongs to Planctomycetia bacterium and contains:
- a CDS encoding alpha-glucuronidase family glycosyl hydrolase, with the translated sequence MTYRLSFSLAWMMVLLYGAAALAETLNLTHAEVIVAQNASARHVTAARMLVEEIEKRTGVQLPVVNVWRDDLATAIVVGDRAAPSLGGTRFKALPAPDGKTNVAEGYTLRTARENGQAAVFVLGNDDRGVFFGVGRLLRMLEMARGELSLRDDVNLTTSPKYSLRGHQLGYRPKTNSYDAWDLPQWEQYYRDLIVFGANAVELLPPRTDDDATSPHFPRPPLEMMAGMSELADKYALDVWIWYPAMAADYTNPATVESELRAWGEVFAKVPRIDAVFVPGGDPGHTQPKHLLAYLERAKQVLQRTHPQTEMWVSPQGFSQVWLDEFLEILRREQPTWLDGIVFGPQVRISLPELLAQLPKQYPVRRYPDITHSRQCQYPVPDWDFALAVAHGRECINPRPLGEANIFRQLQSGTVGFLTYSEGCNDDVNKTVWSALGWDPDAPVIDALRDYSGYFIDTKWRDDFAQGLLALERNWRAPLASNEQIETTLRQFQAMERAADAKLLANWRFQQALYRAYYDAYEHRRLLRAISDEADALDLLRTADKAGSLAAMDAAEQSLDAAHALPVAPELRAHIVELADALYQSIRLQSSVPRYHAIGVGRGATLDTVDYPLNNRLWMKRRFADLRRNPNEAARRQGLQEIVDWTNPGPGGFYDDLGNYSSQPHLVVGEGFDTDPSFLRSAHAGFAGPDNVSDNDPVDEERWRTSWLDHAEAMNDAPLTMHYEDLDPGATYRLRVVYAGDGPEKRIRLTANDGIEVHPLFDKPSPIRPVEFPIPRAATAEGKLTLQWHREPGRGDNGRGCQVSEVWLIKDEEAQPLAP
- a CDS encoding SDR family oxidoreductase, yielding MTGASSGIGQAIAVAFAEAGADCLVHARRNRAGADESAASIRCAGGESEVMLADLADDAAIEPFAEAAWNWRQGVDIWVNNAGADVLTGDAASWPFERKLEWLWRVDVVATMQLSRSIGMRMKQRGGGVILNVGWDRAEYGMAGDSGELFAATKGAVMAFSRSLAKSLAPEVRVNCLAPGWIRTAWGDEASEYWQRRAESESLLQRWGTPAEIAQAACFLASPAASFITGQIVPINGGLA
- a CDS encoding BON domain-containing protein, producing MAGERGGDRLIQQRVAFQLTTRGIRNPCRVDAAVKEGDVTLTGTIQYEHQRKAATQAASGVSGVRRVNDRMLVKPVVKH
- a CDS encoding DUF6573 family protein — encoded protein: MDNEKYNGWTNRETWLVKLWIDNDRESHFFWRSVAVDLRASETGSDVNASLARCLETTLENDAPQLTQGMYADLLSAAMSRVDWFEIATSMLDDLDEDAPHAAANDFELIHSYSRAQAIADGVLVDASKLAAEAGFKYPVALTSAAWADCVAVPDGADDQDETGRLWDVLNVLRFAIKSSPQVRDSSALRFKVSICTGKDSSEDIELKSICGPGDDAAPVITIMLPGED
- a CDS encoding recombinase family protein, which gives rise to MKRFVALARVSSREQEREGFSLAVQEEALRHYVQKVGGEIVRMFRIAETASKTDERKAFRELVAYAKKHAFELDGLLFYKVDRAARNLFDYVELERLESEYGVPFISVSQPTDDNPAGRMMRRTLANMASFYTEQQSVDVREGLARRVQEGWFISKAPYGYLNVRQEGRSIVEICPDAGPKVRRVFHLFAYENLTLDSLIERLEREGITYRPNCAKFARSSLHSMLHDRSYIGEVQHHGQWYPGKHEPLVDHATWSRVQELIGGHFYRSHELTYGGELIKCGHCGYPITGERKFKQSSTGERAYTYYRCAKYNRPGHPRTRVREEALDQQVLALFDKIRIQDDSVRDWFRAVLASQTRDQQHETRSQREELQRQVTMALGQQERVVNLRVDGEIDAETFARKQVELRDRLAALKLQMDAVDRSNDEMADLVSKVFELSQTLREKWLTADYHCKRRILEIICLNFRLDDVTLCYEMRKPFDVLVEGLPVQWSRGDRI
- a CDS encoding DUF6513 domain-containing protein; translated protein: MQPERLHFVTGKLAEPSLRRVLEDLAPRAGFSYTVEVLNITVAALMTSDWVARRIHVPADATRVLLPGLCQGDLQPVREVAVKPVELGPKDLRDLPTHFGQSKAAPPDYGRYDIEILAEINHANRWSLDAILSWAERLRGDGADVIDLGCTPGEPWEAIGEAVLALREAGHRVSVDSFVTREVAAATAAGAELVLSVNQANREAAADWGCEVVAVPDDPATLAGLDATVELLTARRVKFRLDPVLEPIGFGFAASLARYHEVRRRYPEAEMLMGIGNLTELTDVDSAGVNVMLLAFCEEVGVRSVLTTEVINWARSSVRECDLARRLVYHAIRQRVLPKHLEPRLVMLRDPRLVEYGEEGLAQLAAQIKDRNFRVFVERGELHLINSAMHLRGRDPFQLFTQLQATEPKQLDASHAFYLGYELAKAVTAMTLGKQYTQDEALDWGFLTLPESSGRHPDGDRAESL